From one Lineus longissimus chromosome 3, tnLinLong1.2, whole genome shotgun sequence genomic stretch:
- the LOC135485371 gene encoding cap-specific mRNA (nucleoside-2'-O-)-methyltransferase 1-like — MSDSDSDGDRPCFGQGAAFSGGVPSEHMFGSMSESTTTESSDFEEVDQPLAKKMKLLPEPEKTEGEEKEIDNIVAPFTTSVKKKAASYGKFATTMLAKMGYKEGKGLGKHGQGRTEIVEASKQRGRRGLGLHIDGFEPAEDVVWNSEMEEITSEEKVEWLPTCSNPIPDPDTMKTWMKEGLRSSVKEDETEFGDLKILKGGLACKSVFDQLESEEMRRARTKSNPYETIRGAIFQNRAAMKMANMDYMFDFIFTAPRDEEGRPVVPPHELLYFADICAGPGGFSEYVLWRKKLNAKGFGFTLKGPCDFKLEEFFTAPSEAFEPFYGVGGVEGDGDVYRPDNLIAFRKFVMENTDNKGVHFVMADGGFSVEGKENLQEILSKRLYLCQFLSALSILRVGGHFVCKLFDVYTTWSVGLVYLMNHIFKQVSIFKPVTSRPANSERYIICKHLKEGHWPVHNYMFEVNLELHKLGEFSQEDIVEVVPLDILKADMPFYNAMVFSNDSFGRKQVLNLKKIQIFAKNPDLHEGKQADMRKECLMKWKIPDETRSAPDKEDPGRAFQRLMNAESKEYLSDKTSTLDAKRLHSVKSLYDYRAMVLASKERHFILSKGRSHIFKWDGRGQGKWKKLETSAEGGMIIKLELPKDTLLEVEFVQELRGEGKGQRKVLAVHIIDVLMIYGDDMRAHHFNDRMERLKRFTKAINKPSRSDLAPIRVKDIFKLEHLEEINERLQLKLVKGWGREPRRCYCGSGGRAFMPSGIFLIKTVKDPWSMAWSRSNNKKYFYNLVTKQSTFELPLESIASYKDCHSTRLLWSWPSSEVRSSDSVQWEELIDFVKSKK; from the exons ATGAGTGACTCTG ATAGTGATGGCGATAGGCCATGTTTTGGTCAGGGTGCTGCCTTCTCTGGCGGTGTGCCCTCCGAGCACATGTTCGGGTCAATGTCGGAGTCAACAACAACAGAATCATCCGATTTTGAGGAAGTCGACCAACCGCTTGCCAAAAAGATGAAACTCTTGCCTGAACCAGAAAAAACGGAGGGGGAGGAAAAGGAGATTGATAACATTGTTGCACCTTTTACTACATCAGTCAAAAAGAAGGCGGCTAGCTATGGGAAATTTGCTACAACTATGCTG GCAAAAATGGGCTACAAGGAAGGGAAAGGTTTAGGAAAACATGGTCAGGGTCGAACCGAAATCGTGGAGGCATCCAAACAGAGAGGAAGGCGAGGTTTGGGTTTACATATCGATGGCTTTGAGCCAGCGGAAGATGTGGTTTGGAATTCTGAGATGGAAGAG ATAACCTCTGAAGAAAAAGTTGAATGGCTGCCAACCTGTAGCAACCCTATACCGGATCCAGACACTATGAAAACCTGGATGAAAGAAGGATTG AGGTCATCTGTCAAGGAAGACGAGACAGAATTTGGTGATTTGAAGATCTTAAAGGGCGGCCTTGCTTGCAAG AGTGTCTTTGATCAGTTGGAGAGTGAAGAGATGAGAAGGGCCAGAACCAAGTCCAATCCATACGAGACAATAAGAGGAGCCATTTTCCAGAACAG GGCAGCAATGAAGATGGCCAACATGGACTATATGTTCGACTTTATCTTCACTGCTCCAAGGGACGAGGAAGGG AGACCAGTTGTACCACCCCACGAGCTTCTTTACTTTGCTGACATATGTGCTGGGCCAGGTGGATTCAGTGAATACGTGCTCTGGAGGAAGAAACTGAATGCAAAAGGTTTTGGGTTCACACTGAAAGGTCCATGTGATTTCAAATTGGAAGAATTCTTCACAGCTCCCAGTGAAGCCTTCGAGCCATTTTATG GTGTTGGTGGCGTTGAAGGAGATGGTGATGTCTACAGACCAGATAATCTCATTGCGTTCAGGAAGTTTGTCATGGAGAATACAGACAATAAAGGAGTCCACTTCGTCATGGCTGATGGG GGTTTCTCGGTCGAAGGCAAAGAAAACCTGCAAGAAATTCTATCCAAGAGGCTTTACCTGTGTCAGTTCCTTTCAGCACTGTCAATTCTCAGAGTTG gtggccattttgtttgtAAACTGTTTGATGTTTACACGACGTGGAGTGTCGGACTGGTCTATCTGATGAACCATATCTTCAAACAAGTGTCCATATTCAAACCAGTTACAAGTCGACCTGCTAACTCAGAACG ATATATCATCTGTAAACACCTGAAAGAGGGCCACTGGCCGGTCCACAACTATATGTTTGAGGTCAACCTTGAGCTTCATAAATTAGGTGAATTCTCACAGGAAGACATCGTGGAAGTTGTACCTTTAGACATTCTCAAAGCTGATATGCCATTCTATAATGCCATGGTCTTTTCCAACGATTC ATTTGGAAGAAAACAGGTGCTGAATCTCAAGAAGATACAAATATTTGCCAAAAATCC AGATCTGCATGAAGGAAAACAAGCTGATATGAGGAAGGAATGTTTGATGAAGTGGAAAATTCCAGATGAAACCAGATCTGCTCCAGATAAGGAGGATCCGGGGCGGGCGTTTCAGAGATTGATGAAC GCTGAGAGTAAAGAGTACCTCAGTGACAAGACGTCCACATTGGATGCGAAGAGGTTACATTCTGTGAAGAGTCTGTATGATTACAGAGCAATGGTGCTAGCATCTAAGGAAAGACATTTCATTTTGAGTAAAGGg CGCTCACACATCTTCAAGTGGGATGGCCGGGGGCAAGGAAAATGGAAGAAACTGGAGACGTCTGCTGAGGGTGGTATGATCATCAAGTTAGAACTGCCAAAAGACACACTGCTGGAAGTTGAATTTGTACAAGAACTGAGAGGGGAG GGGAAGGGTCAAAGAAAGGTGCTAGCTGTTCATATTATAGACGTTCTCATGATCTATGGTGACGATATGAGGGCGCACCATTTCAACGACCGAATGGAAAGGCTGAAGAGGTTCACAAAAGCTATAAATAAACCAAGTAGATCCGACCTGGCTCCCATTCGCGTCAAAGATATCTTTAAACTTGAACACCTGGAGGAAATAAATGAAAG GTTACAATTGAAGTTGGTGAAAGGCTGGGGCCGGGAGCCGCGACGATGCTACTGTGGCTCTGGAGGAAGGGCGTTCATGCCGTCGGGGATATTCTTGATCAAGACAGTAAAAG ATCCGTGGTCAATGGCTTGGAGTAGGTCAAACAATAAGAAATATTTCTACAACCTTGTGACAAAACAGTCCACTTTTGAATTACCTTTGGAATCGATAGCTTCTTACAA GGATTGCCATTCAACGAGGCTGCTGTGGTCCTGGCCCTCATCGGAGGTCAGGAGTAGTGATTCAGTGCAGTGGGAAGAGCTCATTGACTTTGTCAAATCTAAGAAGTGA